The following coding sequences are from one Vicinamibacterales bacterium window:
- a CDS encoding DinB family protein — MTPQEARAAANIIGTQLQHEWMTTAKVLEAIPEANKDWKPEPKSRSAWDLAVHLAGADIWFLTAILDGKFSSDPEGDAKLKAAAPSPEKLAAWYKQEFPKKLEQVLALPDHKFTEIIDFYGMKNPAIVYLNFCLVHGVHHRGQLSGYLRPMGGKVPSIYGGSADEVWQVPAS, encoded by the coding sequence ATGACCCCACAGGAAGCACGCGCGGCCGCGAACATCATCGGCACGCAGCTGCAGCACGAGTGGATGACGACGGCGAAGGTCCTCGAGGCCATTCCCGAGGCCAACAAGGACTGGAAGCCGGAGCCGAAGAGCCGATCGGCGTGGGACCTGGCGGTCCATCTCGCCGGCGCCGACATCTGGTTCCTGACGGCGATCCTCGACGGCAAGTTCTCGAGCGATCCGGAGGGGGATGCGAAGCTGAAGGCCGCGGCGCCCTCGCCGGAGAAGCTGGCCGCCTGGTACAAGCAGGAGTTTCCGAAGAAGCTCGAGCAGGTGCTGGCGCTGCCCGACCACAAGTTCACCGAGATCATCGATTTCTACGGGATGAAGAACCCCGCGATCGTCTACCTGAACTTCTGCCTCGTGCACGGCGTCCACCACCGGGGCCAGCTGTCCGGCTACCTGCGGCCCATGGGCGGCAAGGTGCCGAGCATCTATGGCGGCAGCGCCGACGAGGTCTGGCAGGTGCCGGCATCATAG
- a CDS encoding UbiD family decarboxylase, with the protein MLPDLRAFLDRLRADADLVTVTAPVDAHLEVAEIHRRVIAAGGPALLFTNVKGRGFPLVTNLFGTRTRATLAFGEQPLRFIRRLVDLAQTIMPPDPAKLWAARDVAATLLKVGLKRQGLGPVIDVVSREPRLDRLPALTCWPDDGGPFVTLPLVYTEHPGGHGHNLAMYRLQVFDAATTGMHWQIGKGGGFHYAVAEQRDRPLPVTVFLGGPPALILSAIAPLPENVPELMLASLIAGERLARVPGSFAHPHPLVATCEFALMGEVRPHERRPEGPFGDHYGYYSLRHDYPVFRVSTVAHRRDAIYPATVVGKPRQEDFFIGDLLQELLSPLFPLVMPAVEQLWSYGETGYHSLAAAVVKQRYPREAMASAFRILGEGQLSLQKFLLLTDRHVDVKDFRATLEHVLARTDPRTDLYVFGHLSMDTLDYAGPAVNRGSKGVWMGLGDPVRDLPREFRPAVPPPPDVSDVRVFCGGCLVVGARPFAEDRDAAARLAAHPAFEGWPLLVISDEPARAARSAVNFLWTTFTRFEPAADIHAARVSLERNHVVFTPPVAIDARMKPWYPAEVSCDPGTADLVTRRWREYFPYGRVTMGDAERGHLD; encoded by the coding sequence ATGCTTCCCGACCTCCGCGCATTCCTGGATCGCCTCCGCGCCGACGCCGATCTCGTCACCGTGACGGCGCCGGTCGACGCCCACCTCGAGGTCGCCGAGATCCACCGCCGCGTGATCGCGGCGGGCGGTCCGGCGCTGCTCTTCACGAACGTGAAGGGCCGTGGGTTCCCGCTCGTCACCAACCTGTTCGGGACCCGGACGCGGGCCACGCTCGCCTTCGGCGAGCAGCCGCTCCGCTTCATCCGGCGCCTCGTCGACCTCGCGCAGACGATCATGCCGCCGGATCCGGCCAAGCTCTGGGCCGCGCGGGACGTGGCCGCCACGCTCCTCAAGGTCGGCCTGAAGCGCCAGGGCCTGGGGCCCGTCATCGACGTGGTCAGCCGTGAGCCCAGGCTGGACCGGCTGCCCGCGCTCACGTGCTGGCCGGACGACGGCGGGCCGTTCGTCACGCTCCCGCTCGTCTACACCGAGCATCCCGGCGGCCACGGCCACAACCTGGCGATGTACCGCCTGCAGGTCTTCGACGCCGCCACCACCGGCATGCACTGGCAGATCGGGAAGGGCGGCGGCTTCCACTACGCCGTCGCCGAGCAGCGGGACCGGCCGCTGCCGGTCACGGTGTTCCTCGGCGGGCCGCCTGCCCTCATCCTGTCGGCCATCGCGCCCCTGCCGGAAAACGTGCCCGAGCTGATGCTGGCCTCGCTCATCGCGGGCGAGCGCCTGGCGCGGGTCCCCGGCTCGTTCGCGCATCCGCATCCGCTCGTCGCCACCTGCGAGTTCGCCCTGATGGGCGAGGTGCGCCCACACGAGCGCCGCCCCGAGGGGCCCTTCGGCGATCACTACGGCTACTACTCGCTCAGGCACGACTACCCGGTGTTCCGCGTCTCCACGGTGGCGCATCGCCGCGATGCCATCTACCCGGCCACGGTGGTGGGGAAGCCGCGGCAGGAGGATTTCTTCATCGGCGACCTCCTCCAGGAGCTCCTGTCGCCGCTGTTCCCCCTGGTGATGCCCGCGGTCGAGCAGCTCTGGTCGTACGGCGAGACCGGGTACCACTCCCTGGCGGCGGCGGTCGTGAAGCAGCGCTACCCCCGCGAGGCCATGGCCAGCGCCTTCCGCATCCTGGGCGAAGGCCAGCTGTCCCTGCAGAAGTTCCTGCTGCTGACCGACCGGCACGTGGACGTGAAGGACTTCCGCGCCACGCTCGAGCACGTGCTGGCCCGGACCGATCCGCGCACGGATCTCTACGTGTTCGGCCACCTGTCGATGGACACCCTGGACTACGCGGGCCCGGCGGTGAACCGCGGCTCGAAGGGCGTCTGGATGGGGCTGGGCGATCCGGTCCGGGACCTGCCGCGCGAGTTCCGTCCGGCGGTGCCGCCGCCGCCGGACGTCAGCGACGTCCGCGTGTTCTGCGGCGGGTGCCTGGTCGTGGGCGCCCGGCCGTTCGCGGAGGATCGCGACGCGGCGGCGCGGCTGGCCGCGCATCCCGCGTTCGAGGGCTGGCCGCTGCTCGTCATCTCGGACGAACCCGCACGCGCGGCGCGCAGCGCCGTCAACTTCCTGTGGACGACCTTCACCCGGTTCGAGCCGGCGGCCGACATCCATGCCGCGAGGGTGTCGCTCGAACGCAACCACGTCGTCTTCACGCCGCCGGTGGCGATCGACGCCCGGATGAAGCCCTGGTATCCGGCCGAGGTGTCCTGCGATCCCGGCACGGCGGACCTCGTCACCCGCCGCTGGCGCGAGTACTTCCCCTACGGCCGCGTCACCATGGGCGACGCCGAGCGCGGCCATCTGGACTAG
- a CDS encoding OmpA family protein yields MSPRPHRCAAAGALLLAVAGCRGPAPVVAPPPPRDLVVLALHPDGAPLGAAVVQSGGASAELAEAGASVDVRAGQPMPAPVVLPPDRIAAIFGEALAALPPPARRFVLYFDLGGDTLTAESRALIDEILTTVRERERPDVSIIGHTDTTGAAAANVTLGLRRATTVRDLLVQAGLDAALVEVASHGESNPLEPTPDSTENARNRRVEVTVR; encoded by the coding sequence ATGAGCCCGCGGCCGCACCGATGCGCCGCCGCCGGCGCCCTGCTGCTGGCGGTCGCCGGATGCCGAGGTCCCGCGCCGGTGGTCGCCCCGCCGCCGCCACGCGATCTCGTCGTCCTCGCCCTGCACCCGGACGGGGCCCCGCTGGGCGCCGCCGTCGTCCAGTCGGGCGGTGCGTCGGCCGAACTCGCAGAGGCGGGCGCGTCGGTGGACGTGCGTGCCGGCCAGCCGATGCCCGCGCCGGTGGTCCTCCCGCCCGATCGGATTGCCGCGATCTTCGGGGAAGCGCTGGCCGCCCTGCCGCCGCCGGCCCGCCGCTTCGTGCTCTACTTCGATCTGGGGGGCGACACGCTCACCGCGGAGTCGCGCGCCCTGATCGACGAGATCCTCACGACCGTGCGGGAGCGCGAGCGGCCCGATGTCAGCATCATCGGCCACACCGACACGACCGGGGCGGCCGCCGCCAACGTCACGCTCGGACTGCGACGGGCGACGACGGTGCGGGACCTCCTGGTGCAGGCCGGGCTCGACGCCGCGCTGGTGGAAGTGGCGTCGCACGGCGAGTCGAACCCGCTCGAACCGACCCCGGACAGCACCGAGAACGCACGGAACCGCCGGGTCGAAGTGACGGTCCGGTGA
- the apaG gene encoding Co2+/Mg2+ efflux protein ApaG, with protein sequence MSDTVTRGIRVQVRSMYVAERSDPQQRRYFFAYHIRISNEGTETAQLLSRHWIITDADGEVQDVRGPGVVGETPVLAPGASFEYTSFCPLPTAVGTMQGSYTMVTADGETFEAAIRPFTLAMPHALN encoded by the coding sequence GTGAGCGACACCGTCACCCGAGGCATCCGCGTCCAGGTCCGCAGCATGTACGTGGCCGAGCGCAGCGATCCGCAGCAGCGGCGCTACTTCTTCGCGTACCACATCCGGATCTCGAACGAAGGCACCGAGACGGCGCAGCTCCTCAGCCGGCACTGGATCATCACCGACGCCGACGGCGAGGTGCAGGACGTGCGCGGGCCCGGCGTGGTCGGCGAGACGCCCGTGCTGGCCCCCGGCGCGTCCTTCGAGTACACGAGCTTCTGCCCGCTGCCCACGGCGGTCGGCACGATGCAGGGGAGCTACACGATGGTGACCGCCGACGGCGAGACCTTCGAGGCCGCGATCCGGCCGTTCACGCTCGCCATGCCGCACGCCCTCAACTGA
- a CDS encoding amidohydrolase family protein, which yields MALVAAAGACDAPGAPELVITHARVFTNDVERPWAEAVAVRGGRIVAVGTAAEVNARARGAARVIDARGRVLVPGFDDARVDLPLGLDWTSRIETLAALDRRAVSRGVTSLQVVAGGPMTEEVTAARAAERQARWRLIRSPADGERPDDDEPFLPPQPGPRLFANGVAWTIDPGRTLRRRRPLPSDEIDLVVNWSYGAEDPLIAAAGPNAARLLTALGRRGVPEVWERKRPRLDLTGPLGIDIIGRLLEFGVVVTWLPGTADPAATTVGVTAGTLMDQGVVVALGSAGPPDPMAVLAAVTAARPSTSGRPFTREEAVRALTWGSAYAEKAERDKGWLGVGTLADLAVLSDDVFSVPSERLGAITSVLTVVGGAIVYDAGVLSGS from the coding sequence GTGGCCCTGGTCGCGGCCGCCGGGGCGTGCGACGCGCCCGGGGCGCCGGAACTCGTGATCACCCACGCGCGGGTGTTCACCAACGACGTCGAGCGGCCGTGGGCCGAGGCCGTGGCCGTGCGCGGGGGACGGATCGTCGCGGTGGGCACGGCCGCCGAGGTGAACGCCCGCGCCAGGGGCGCGGCCCGCGTCATCGACGCCAGGGGGCGGGTGCTGGTACCGGGCTTCGACGACGCGCGTGTCGACCTGCCGCTGGGCCTCGATTGGACCTCGCGCATCGAGACGCTGGCCGCGCTGGATCGACGGGCCGTGAGCCGCGGCGTCACGAGCCTCCAGGTCGTCGCGGGCGGGCCGATGACGGAAGAGGTCACGGCCGCGCGCGCCGCCGAGCGGCAGGCGCGCTGGCGGCTGATCCGCTCCCCGGCCGACGGCGAGCGCCCCGACGACGATGAGCCGTTCCTGCCGCCGCAGCCCGGTCCGCGCCTGTTCGCGAACGGCGTGGCCTGGACGATCGATCCCGGCCGGACCCTCCGGCGGCGGCGCCCGCTGCCCAGCGACGAGATCGATCTCGTCGTGAACTGGTCCTACGGCGCCGAGGATCCCCTGATTGCGGCCGCCGGTCCCAACGCCGCCCGGCTGCTGACGGCGCTGGGGCGACGCGGCGTGCCCGAGGTGTGGGAGCGGAAGCGGCCGCGCCTGGATCTCACCGGCCCGCTCGGCATCGACATCATCGGGCGGCTGCTCGAGTTCGGCGTGGTGGTCACGTGGCTGCCCGGCACCGCCGATCCGGCGGCGACGACCGTGGGCGTGACCGCCGGCACGCTCATGGACCAGGGCGTCGTGGTGGCGCTCGGATCGGCGGGTCCGCCGGATCCGATGGCCGTGCTGGCCGCGGTCACGGCCGCCAGGCCGTCCACGAGCGGCCGGCCGTTCACGCGCGAGGAGGCCGTGCGCGCCCTCACGTGGGGCAGCGCGTACGCCGAGAAAGCCGAACGCGACAAGGGATGGCTGGGGGTGGGGACGCTCGCCGATCTGGCCGTGTTGTCCGACGACGTCTTCAGCGTGCCATCGGAGCGCCTGGGCGCCATCACGAGCGTGCTGACGGTGGTGGGCGGGGCCATCGTGTACGATGCTGGCGTCCTCTCCGGTTCCTGA
- a CDS encoding CHASE2 domain-containing protein → MRRPPRGARRRAGAAAALAGLAGLGAAAVTLLQPDWLVRLDRAAADAFVRQTAPPPASAALAVVAVDEPSLAALGQWPWPRDVVARLVTRLADGGASAIAFDILFPEADRVGQSTLGGPGGGTTDEALAAAFRAAPVVAGIALTFEPRAAGGPPCRVTAPPPVVRHAGGGVPLADLFQAPDAVCSLPVLARAAKATGTINASPDADGVLRRVPLLTRLDGQVLPGLALAAVLAAHPEPLVVAERPDGTLALELPHGPVVLDRQGQILLRPRGPGHTYPYASAAAFLGDGPPPIDVNGRIVFVGATALGVRDLAATPLDPRFPGVEVHAVVADTLLGGGSAAPPDAARALVVLGAAAGGTLAALAVLLLGVVPGVSLAAAGGAGVWMGLRAWFAASGALVSPAGPLLGLAAGAGAGVAGELAWARRRVQVERRRRQQAQRLTVQALTTLTETRDVDTGRHARRTQAYTRLLATTLARQPGFAPLLSAHRIDLLATLAPLHDIGKVGIPDAVLNKPGVLSPDERAEMQRHTTLGHQTLSKAEALAGVKDDDVLALAKDIVFTHHERWDGSGYPRGLMGPAIPLAGRIVAVVDTYDALVAERAYKKAVPHDGACAIIAAGRGTHFDPAVVDAFLECQADLRQVAIAEGLAVEAPTP, encoded by the coding sequence GTGAGGCGGCCGCCGCGCGGAGCCCGCCGGCGGGCCGGCGCCGCCGCCGCGCTCGCCGGCCTCGCCGGCCTCGGCGCTGCCGCCGTCACGCTGCTCCAGCCGGACTGGCTCGTCCGCCTCGACCGCGCGGCCGCCGATGCCTTCGTGCGCCAGACCGCGCCGCCGCCCGCGTCGGCGGCTCTCGCCGTCGTGGCCGTCGACGAACCCAGCCTGGCGGCGCTCGGCCAATGGCCCTGGCCGCGCGATGTCGTCGCCCGGCTCGTGACGCGGCTGGCGGACGGCGGCGCCTCGGCTATTGCCTTCGACATCCTCTTTCCCGAGGCGGACCGGGTGGGGCAATCCACGCTTGGCGGGCCCGGCGGCGGGACGACCGACGAGGCCCTGGCCGCGGCATTTCGGGCGGCACCCGTCGTCGCGGGCATCGCCCTCACCTTCGAGCCGCGCGCGGCAGGCGGACCGCCGTGCCGGGTCACGGCTCCGCCCCCGGTCGTGCGCCATGCCGGCGGCGGCGTTCCGCTGGCGGATCTGTTCCAGGCGCCTGACGCCGTGTGCAGCCTGCCGGTACTGGCGCGTGCCGCGAAGGCCACGGGAACGATCAACGCCTCGCCGGACGCCGACGGCGTGCTCCGCCGTGTCCCGCTCCTGACCCGCCTGGACGGCCAGGTCCTCCCGGGCCTGGCGCTGGCGGCCGTGCTCGCGGCGCACCCAGAGCCCCTCGTCGTCGCCGAGCGGCCGGACGGCACCCTGGCGCTGGAACTCCCGCACGGCCCCGTGGTCCTGGACCGGCAGGGCCAGATCCTGCTGCGCCCGCGGGGCCCGGGTCACACCTATCCGTACGCGTCGGCCGCAGCGTTCCTGGGCGACGGTCCTCCGCCCATCGACGTCAACGGCCGGATCGTGTTCGTCGGCGCGACCGCCCTGGGCGTCCGCGACCTGGCGGCCACCCCCCTCGACCCGCGCTTCCCTGGCGTCGAAGTCCACGCCGTCGTCGCGGACACGCTGCTGGGCGGCGGCAGCGCGGCGCCGCCGGACGCGGCGCGGGCCCTCGTCGTCCTCGGGGCGGCGGCCGGCGGCACGCTGGCCGCCCTGGCGGTCCTGCTGCTGGGCGTCGTGCCGGGCGTGAGCCTCGCCGCGGCCGGCGGCGCCGGAGTGTGGATGGGCCTGCGCGCCTGGTTCGCGGCCTCCGGTGCGCTCGTGTCACCGGCCGGGCCGCTCCTGGGCCTGGCCGCCGGCGCCGGCGCCGGAGTGGCCGGCGAACTGGCCTGGGCCCGCCGGCGCGTGCAGGTCGAACGGCGCCGACGTCAACAGGCGCAGCGCCTCACCGTCCAGGCGCTCACCACGCTCACCGAGACACGCGACGTGGACACCGGCCGCCACGCGCGCCGGACGCAGGCCTACACGCGCCTCCTCGCGACGACGCTCGCCCGCCAGCCGGGGTTCGCTCCGCTCCTGTCGGCGCATCGCATCGACCTGCTGGCCACGCTGGCGCCCCTCCACGACATCGGCAAGGTGGGCATCCCGGACGCCGTCCTCAACAAGCCCGGCGTGCTCTCGCCCGACGAGCGCGCCGAGATGCAGCGGCACACGACGCTGGGCCACCAGACGCTGAGCAAGGCCGAAGCCCTGGCAGGCGTGAAGGACGACGACGTGCTGGCGCTGGCCAAGGACATCGTCTTCACGCACCACGAGCGCTGGGACGGATCGGGCTACCCGCGCGGCCTCATGGGCCCCGCGATTCCCCTGGCCGGCCGCATCGTCGCGGTCGTGGACACCTACGACGCGCTCGTGGCCGAGCGCGCCTACAAGAAGGCCGTGCCGCACGACGGCGCCTGCGCGATCATCGCGGCCGGGCGCGGGACCCATTTCGATCCGGCGGTGGTCGACGCGTTCCTCGAGTGCCAGGCGGACCTGCGCCAGGTCGCCATCGCCGAGGGCCTGGCCGTCGAGGCGCCCACGCCCTAG
- a CDS encoding ABC transporter ATP-binding protein, translated as MALLRPPTPSARRAERVGAPPVPSSAPPEKKKVSASAAWREARQLIRAHRGRLLLGLGLMLVSRFAGLVLPASSKYVIDEVIGKGRHELLLPIAMATGAATIVQAITSFALSQTLGVAAQRAITDMRRRVQAQVMRLPVRYFDSTQTGILVSRIMADADGLRNLVGTGLVQLVGGLVTAVIGLGVLLYLNWKLTIVTVVVLGAFGGGMAYAFKTLRPLFRERGKISAEVTGRLTEALGGIRVVKSYTAEKREEIVFTQGAHRLFRNIAQSMTGVSATTAGSTVIVGVVGVLMVWLGGNDILAGRMTLGDFVMYIFFIGLVAAPLVSIASIGTQITEAFAGLDRIREILDMKTEDDLDASNAAVGPIRGDVTFEDVTFEYHPGQPVLKGVSFTAPAGSTTALVGSSGSGKSTLISLVMAFNRPLSGRVLVDGRDLTTVKLHDYREQVASVLQENFLFDGTITQNIAYANPHATRAEIEEACRLAHCEEFILKFPEGYDTVVGERGIKLSGGQRQRVSIARALLAEPRILILDEATSSLDSESEEMIQDALKRLRQGRTTFVIAHRLSTIRSADQILVLEGGEIVERGTHDELLARPGRYRQLYEKQYKIETNRFVNPGEDWTPEPPRVVVPKPAASRI; from the coding sequence ATGGCCCTGCTCCGTCCACCCACACCCAGTGCCCGTCGGGCCGAGCGCGTGGGAGCGCCGCCGGTCCCGTCCAGCGCCCCCCCCGAAAAGAAGAAGGTCTCCGCGTCGGCCGCCTGGCGTGAGGCGCGGCAGCTCATCCGGGCGCACCGCGGCCGCCTGCTGCTCGGCCTCGGCCTGATGCTCGTCAGCCGCTTCGCGGGCCTGGTCCTGCCCGCGTCGTCCAAATACGTCATCGACGAAGTGATCGGCAAGGGGCGCCACGAACTCCTGCTGCCGATCGCGATGGCGACGGGCGCCGCCACCATCGTGCAGGCCATCACGTCGTTCGCCCTGTCGCAGACGCTTGGCGTGGCCGCGCAGCGCGCCATCACGGACATGCGGCGGCGGGTACAGGCCCAGGTGATGCGGCTGCCCGTGCGCTACTTCGACTCCACGCAGACGGGGATCCTCGTGTCGCGCATCATGGCCGACGCCGACGGCCTCCGGAACCTGGTCGGCACGGGCCTCGTGCAGCTCGTGGGCGGGCTGGTCACGGCCGTCATCGGTCTCGGCGTGCTGCTGTACCTCAACTGGAAGCTCACGATCGTGACGGTCGTCGTGCTCGGGGCGTTCGGTGGCGGCATGGCCTACGCCTTCAAGACGCTGCGGCCGCTCTTCCGCGAGCGCGGCAAGATCTCGGCGGAGGTGACCGGCCGCCTCACCGAGGCGCTCGGCGGCATCCGCGTGGTGAAGAGCTACACCGCCGAGAAGCGTGAGGAGATCGTGTTCACGCAGGGCGCGCACCGGCTCTTCCGGAACATCGCGCAGTCGATGACGGGCGTGTCGGCCACCACCGCTGGCAGTACCGTGATCGTGGGCGTCGTGGGCGTGCTCATGGTGTGGCTGGGCGGGAACGACATCCTCGCCGGCCGCATGACGCTCGGCGACTTCGTGATGTACATCTTCTTCATCGGGCTCGTGGCCGCGCCACTGGTCTCGATCGCGTCCATCGGCACGCAGATCACGGAGGCGTTCGCCGGGCTGGACCGCATCCGCGAGATCCTCGACATGAAGACCGAGGACGACCTCGACGCGTCCAACGCCGCCGTCGGGCCGATTCGCGGCGACGTGACGTTCGAGGACGTCACCTTCGAGTACCACCCCGGCCAGCCGGTGCTGAAAGGCGTGTCCTTCACCGCCCCGGCCGGGTCCACGACCGCCCTGGTCGGGTCCAGTGGCTCGGGGAAGAGCACCCTCATCTCGCTCGTGATGGCGTTCAACCGGCCGCTGTCCGGCCGCGTGCTGGTGGATGGCCGGGACCTCACCACCGTGAAGCTGCACGACTACCGCGAGCAGGTCGCGTCGGTGCTGCAGGAGAACTTCCTCTTCGACGGCACGATCACCCAGAACATCGCGTATGCGAATCCGCACGCCACGCGGGCCGAGATCGAGGAGGCGTGCCGCCTGGCCCACTGCGAGGAGTTCATCCTGAAGTTCCCCGAGGGTTACGACACGGTGGTGGGCGAGCGCGGGATCAAGCTCTCGGGCGGCCAGCGGCAGCGCGTCTCGATCGCGCGCGCGCTCCTGGCCGAGCCGCGCATCCTGATCCTCGACGAAGCCACCTCGTCGCTCGACAGCGAGAGCGAGGAGATGATCCAGGACGCGCTCAAGCGCCTCCGCCAGGGCCGTACGACGTTCGTGATCGCGCACCGTCTGTCCACGATCCGGAGCGCCGACCAGATTCTGGTGCTCGAGGGGGGCGAGATCGTCGAACGCGGCACCCACGACGAGCTGCTCGCCCGGCCCGGCCGCTACCGGCAGCTGTACGAGAAGCAGTACAAGATCGAGACCAACCGCTTCGTGAATCCTGGGGAGGACTGGACCCCAGAACCGCCGCGGGTCGTCGTGCCGAAGCCGGCGGCCAGCCGGATCTGA
- a CDS encoding FecR family protein, with the protein MRRAVFLAAAALLAAPCSLAAQSAAGRIKVATGSASIVRAGDVTPATPGAEVFASDVLRTAADGRLSVMLKDESRLSIGPNTELALTRFAFAPQDGELSLGVRLARGVLSYVSGLIAKLAPDAVRLETPTSIIGVRGTHVLVRTEAP; encoded by the coding sequence ATGCGACGTGCCGTGTTTCTCGCCGCAGCCGCCCTGCTCGCGGCCCCGTGCAGTCTCGCCGCGCAGTCCGCTGCCGGACGCATCAAGGTGGCCACCGGTTCGGCCTCGATCGTCAGGGCGGGGGACGTCACACCCGCGACGCCCGGCGCCGAAGTCTTCGCGTCGGACGTCCTGCGGACGGCCGCGGACGGGCGGCTCTCGGTGATGCTGAAGGACGAGTCCCGCCTCTCGATCGGCCCGAACACCGAACTGGCCCTCACCCGCTTCGCCTTCGCGCCCCAGGACGGGGAGTTGAGCCTCGGCGTGCGGCTGGCGCGCGGCGTCCTGTCGTACGTGTCGGGTCTCATCGCGAAGCTGGCACCCGATGCTGTCAGGCTGGAAACGCCCACCTCCATCATCGGCGTGCGCGGGACCCACGTGCTCGTGCGCACGGAGGCGCCATGA
- the ettA gene encoding energy-dependent translational throttle protein EttA has product MPQFVYTMKGLGKVHEPDHQVLKDIWLSFLPGAKIGVLGLNGAGKSTLLKIMAGLDHNFRGEAFPGEGVTVGYLPQEPQLNPAKDVRGNVEEGVAEIRAVLDAYDAVNMKLGEDLSPEQMDKVLEEQARLQDKIDATNAWDLDSRLDLAMDSLRLPPADADVSTLSGGERRRVALCRLLLQSPDLLLLDEPTNHLDAESVGWLERFLKDYAGTVVAVTHDRYFLDNVAGWILELDRGSGIPYQGNYSGWLEQKQGRLAQEEKAESKRQRTLQRELDWIRMSPRARQAKGKARLNAYEQLLAEDTNEKLDKVEIYIPPGPRLGDIVVEARGVKKAYGDNLLFDDLTFTLPRGGIVGVIGPNGAGKTTTFKLMTGQEQPDAGTMRLGETVQIGYVDQNRDALDPNKNVWEEITGGEDEIELGKRKVPSRAYVSWFNFKGGGQQRKVGTLSGGERNRVHLAKLLRRGCNLLLLDEPTNDLDVDTLRALEDALLEFPGCAVVISHDRWFLDRIATHILAFEGDSQVTWFEGNYQDYEADRKRRLGAAADQPHRIKYRKLTRT; this is encoded by the coding sequence ATGCCTCAATTCGTCTACACCATGAAAGGGCTCGGCAAAGTGCACGAGCCCGACCACCAGGTCCTGAAGGACATCTGGCTGTCGTTCCTCCCGGGCGCCAAGATCGGCGTGCTCGGCCTGAACGGCGCCGGCAAGTCGACGCTGCTGAAGATCATGGCCGGCCTCGACCACAACTTCCGCGGCGAGGCGTTTCCGGGCGAGGGCGTCACCGTCGGCTACCTGCCGCAGGAGCCGCAGCTGAATCCGGCCAAGGACGTGCGGGGCAACGTCGAGGAAGGCGTGGCCGAGATCCGGGCGGTCCTCGATGCCTACGACGCCGTGAACATGAAGCTCGGCGAGGACCTCTCGCCCGAGCAGATGGACAAGGTGCTCGAGGAGCAGGCGCGGCTGCAGGACAAGATCGACGCGACCAACGCCTGGGATCTGGACAGCCGGCTGGATCTGGCGATGGACTCGCTGCGCCTGCCGCCGGCCGACGCGGACGTGTCCACGCTGTCGGGCGGCGAGCGGCGGCGCGTGGCGCTGTGCCGCCTGCTCCTGCAATCGCCGGACCTGCTGCTCCTCGACGAGCCCACCAATCACCTCGATGCCGAGTCGGTCGGGTGGCTCGAACGCTTCCTCAAGGACTACGCGGGGACGGTCGTCGCCGTGACGCACGACCGCTACTTCCTCGACAACGTCGCGGGCTGGATCCTGGAGCTGGACCGGGGCAGCGGCATCCCGTACCAGGGGAACTACTCGGGCTGGCTCGAACAGAAGCAGGGGCGGCTCGCGCAGGAAGAGAAGGCCGAGAGCAAGCGGCAGCGGACGCTGCAGCGCGAGCTCGACTGGATCCGCATGTCGCCGCGCGCCCGCCAGGCTAAGGGCAAGGCCCGCCTGAACGCCTACGAGCAGCTGCTCGCCGAGGACACGAACGAGAAGCTCGACAAGGTCGAGATCTACATCCCGCCGGGACCGCGGCTGGGCGACATCGTGGTCGAGGCGCGCGGCGTCAAGAAGGCCTACGGCGACAACCTGCTGTTCGACGACCTCACGTTCACGCTGCCGCGCGGCGGCATCGTCGGCGTCATCGGGCCCAACGGCGCCGGCAAGACGACGACGTTCAAGCTCATGACCGGCCAGGAGCAGCCCGACGCCGGGACGATGCGCCTGGGCGAGACGGTGCAGATCGGCTACGTGGACCAGAACCGCGACGCGCTCGACCCCAACAAGAACGTCTGGGAGGAGATCACGGGCGGCGAGGACGAGATCGAGCTCGGAAAGCGGAAGGTCCCGTCGCGCGCCTACGTCTCGTGGTTCAACTTCAAGGGCGGCGGTCAGCAGCGCAAGGTCGGCACGCTGTCGGGCGGTGAACGCAACCGCGTCCACCTGGCGAAGCTGCTGCGGAGGGGCTGCAACCTCCTGCTCCTCGACGAGCCGACCAACGACCTGGACGTCGACACGCTGCGGGCGCTCGAGGACGCGCTGCTCGAGTTCCCGGGCTGCGCCGTCGTCATCAGCCACGATCGCTGGTTCCTGGACCGCATCGCCACCCACATCCTGGCCTTCGAGGGCGACTCGCAGGTGACGTGGTTCGAGGGCAACTACCAGGACTACGAGGCCGATCGGAAGCGGCGCCTGGGCGCGGCGGCCGACCAGCCGCATCGGATCAAGTACCGCAAGCTCACCAGGACGTAG